The Miltoncostaea oceani genome includes a region encoding these proteins:
- a CDS encoding 4a-hydroxytetrahydrobiopterin dehydratase → MAEALNDATVDARLAGALAAWSRDGDTIVRTYRTGGWKGSLMVAMAVGHLAEAAWHHPDLLVTYPGVEVRLTSHDAGGVTERDLAMAARIEGVVAWRPGAGDGPFTGTPDDPRFAYVLDDD, encoded by the coding sequence ATGGCCGAGGCACTGAACGACGCGACGGTCGACGCGCGCCTGGCCGGGGCGCTGGCCGCGTGGTCGCGCGACGGCGACACCATCGTCCGCACCTACCGCACCGGTGGCTGGAAGGGGTCGCTGATGGTGGCGATGGCCGTCGGCCACCTGGCGGAGGCGGCCTGGCACCACCCCGACCTGCTCGTCACGTACCCCGGGGTCGAGGTGCGCCTGACCTCGCACGACGCGGGCGGCGTGACCGAACGCGACCTGGCGATGGCCGCGCGCATCGAGGGCGTGGTCGCGTGGCGTCCCGGCGCCGGCGACGGGCCGTTCACCGGGACCCCCGACGACCCGCGCTTCGCCTACGTGCTCGACGACGACTGA
- the pabB gene encoding aminodeoxychorismate synthase component I: MPPPHPPAPLHREIPWRDPLELFAVVAGDRHAALLHSAADDGRGRHSLIALEPFGVITGRDGATEVDGRRVPGSPFDALRAALARHATPRVPGLPPLQGGAVGVLGYELGRHLERVPLAPAAPDDAPEAGLLLCDVVVCLDNRARRAWIVSSGLPEADPAARAARAAARLDHVEARLAAARPLPPPPAPAAAPVIASGFTRASYEDAVRRVIDYILAGDVFQVNLSQRFTTALPAGLSPYDLFRRLQRANPAPFGAYLALGDTVVASSSPERFLRLGDGRVETRPIKGTRPRGTTPDGDAALAAELEASEKDRAENVMIVDLMRNDLSRVCRDGTVDVPQLCAVERFATVMHLVSSVTGRMRDGLGAVDLLEACFPGGSITGAPKIRAMEIIAELEPVRRGPYCGAIGHAGWDGSLDTGIAIRTLVVRDGTVTFGAGGGVVADSDPAAEYEETLAKARAMVAALSP; this comes from the coding sequence GTGCCGCCACCCCACCCGCCCGCGCCGCTGCACCGGGAGATCCCCTGGCGGGATCCGCTGGAGCTGTTCGCGGTCGTCGCGGGCGACCGGCACGCCGCCCTGCTGCACAGCGCCGCCGACGACGGACGCGGCCGCCACTCGCTGATCGCCCTCGAGCCGTTCGGCGTCATCACCGGCCGCGACGGCGCCACAGAGGTCGACGGGAGGCGGGTGCCGGGGTCGCCCTTCGACGCCCTGCGCGCCGCGCTCGCGCGGCACGCCACCCCGCGCGTTCCCGGCCTGCCGCCCCTGCAGGGCGGGGCGGTCGGCGTCCTCGGCTACGAGCTCGGCCGTCACCTGGAGCGGGTCCCGCTCGCCCCGGCCGCGCCGGACGACGCACCCGAGGCGGGCCTGCTGCTCTGCGACGTCGTCGTGTGCCTCGACAACCGGGCCCGCCGCGCCTGGATCGTCTCGAGCGGCCTGCCCGAGGCCGACCCCGCGGCCCGCGCCGCCCGCGCCGCCGCCCGGCTCGACCACGTGGAGGCGCGCCTCGCCGCCGCCCGGCCGCTGCCGCCGCCCCCCGCCCCCGCCGCGGCACCGGTCATCGCGTCGGGCTTCACCCGGGCGTCCTACGAGGACGCGGTGCGCCGGGTGATCGACTACATCCTCGCCGGCGACGTCTTCCAGGTGAACCTGTCGCAGCGCTTCACGACGGCCCTGCCGGCGGGGCTCTCCCCCTACGACCTCTTCCGGCGGCTCCAGCGCGCCAACCCCGCCCCCTTCGGCGCCTACCTCGCGCTGGGGGACACCGTCGTCGCCTCGTCGTCGCCCGAGCGCTTCCTGCGGCTCGGGGACGGGCGGGTCGAGACGCGCCCGATCAAGGGGACCCGGCCGCGCGGCACGACGCCCGACGGGGACGCGGCGCTGGCCGCCGAGCTGGAGGCCAGCGAGAAGGACCGCGCCGAGAACGTGATGATCGTGGACCTGATGCGCAACGACCTGTCACGGGTGTGCCGCGACGGCACCGTCGACGTGCCCCAGCTCTGCGCGGTGGAGCGGTTCGCGACGGTGATGCACCTGGTCTCGTCGGTGACCGGGCGGATGCGGGACGGCCTCGGCGCGGTCGACCTGCTCGAGGCGTGCTTCCCCGGCGGGTCGATCACCGGCGCCCCGAAGATCCGGGCGATGGAGATCATCGCCGAGCTGGAGCCCGTGCGCCGCGGCCCCTACTGCGGGGCGATCGGCCACGCCGGCTGGGACGGGTCGCTCGACACCGGCATCGCCATCCGCACCCTCGTGGTGCGGGACGGCACCGTGACGTTCGGCGCCGGCGGCGGCGTCGTCGCCGACTCCGACCCCGCCGCGGAGTACGAGGAGACGCTCGCCAAGGCGCGCGCGATGGTGGCGGCCCTCTCCCCGTGA
- a CDS encoding anthranilate synthase component II, translating into MIVLIDNHDSFVHNLARYVRELGWETAVVRCDAVTVEEVAGMDPSHIVVSPGPCTPDEAGVSVEVVRRLGPRVPLLGVCLGHQCIGRAFGGRVVRARRPMHGKASLIAHDGEGIFAGLPDPLRATRYHSLVVESETLPAELVVTARSAEGEIMALRHRDHPVAGVQFHPESVLTDRGHDLLRSFLGPAPRAQSSSST; encoded by the coding sequence GTGATCGTCCTGATCGACAACCACGACTCCTTCGTCCACAACCTCGCCCGGTACGTGCGGGAGCTGGGGTGGGAGACGGCGGTCGTCCGCTGCGACGCCGTCACGGTGGAGGAGGTCGCCGGCATGGACCCCTCCCACATCGTCGTCTCCCCGGGGCCCTGCACCCCCGACGAGGCGGGCGTCTCGGTGGAGGTGGTGCGGCGCCTCGGGCCCCGCGTGCCCCTGCTCGGCGTGTGCCTCGGCCACCAGTGCATCGGCCGGGCCTTCGGCGGGCGGGTGGTCCGCGCCCGGCGGCCGATGCACGGCAAGGCGTCGCTCATCGCGCACGACGGCGAGGGGATCTTCGCGGGGCTGCCCGACCCGCTCCGCGCCACCCGCTACCACTCGCTGGTGGTGGAGTCCGAGACCCTCCCCGCCGAGCTCGTCGTCACGGCCCGCAGCGCCGAGGGCGAGATCATGGCGCTCCGCCACCGCGACCACCCCGTCGCGGGCGTCCAGTTCCACCCCGAGTCGGTCCTCACCGACCGCGGCCACGACCTGCTGCGGTCGTTCCTCGGCCCGGCGCCCCGGGCTCAGTCGTCGTCGAGCACGTAG